From a region of the Pan paniscus chromosome 19, NHGRI_mPanPan1-v2.0_pri, whole genome shotgun sequence genome:
- the NACA2 gene encoding nascent polypeptide-associated complex subunit alpha-2 gives MPGEAAETVPATEQELPQPQAETGSGTASDSGESVPGLEEQDSTQTTTQKAWLVAAAEIDEEPVSKAKQSRSEKRARKAMSKLGLLQVTGVTRVTIWKSKNILFVITKPDVYKSPASDAYIVFGEAKIQDLSQQAQLAAAEKFKVQGEAVGNIQENTQTPTVQEESEEEEVDETGVEVKDMKLVMSQANVSRAKAVRALKNNSNDIVNAIMELTV, from the coding sequence ATGCCGGGCGAAGCCGCAGAAACCGTCCCTGCTACAGAGCAGGAGTTGCCGCAGCCCCaggctgagacagggtctggaACAGCATCTGATAGTGGTGAATCAGTACCAGGGCTTGAAGAACAGGATTCCACCCAGACCACCACACAAAAAGCCTGGCTGGTGGCAGCAGCTGAAATTGATGAAGAACCAGTCAGTAAAGCAAAACAGAGTCGGAGTGAAAAGAGAGCACGGAAGGCTATGTCCAAACTGGGTCTTCTACAGGTTACAGGAGTTACTAGAGTCACTATCTGGAAATCTAAGAATATCCTCTTTGTCATCACAAAACCGGACGTCTACAAGAGCCCTGCTTCGGATGCCTACATAGTTTTTGGGGAAGCCAAGATCCAAGATTTATCTCAGCAAGCACAACTAGCAGCTGCGGAGAAATTCAAAGTTCAAGGTGAAGCTGTCGGAAACATTCAAGAAAACACACAGACTCCAACTGTACAAGAGGAGAGTGAAGAGGAAGAGGTCGATGAAACAGGTGTAGAAGTTAAAGACATGAAATTGGTCATGTCACAAGCAAATGTGTCGAGAGCAAAGGCAGTCCGAGCTCTGAAGAACAACAGTAATGATATTGTAAATGCGATTATGGAATTAACAGTGTAA